CTCGGTCAGCTTCTCGCGGTAGTCGCCCTCGTCGAGCTTGGGGCAGCCGATCAGCACGACGCGGTTTTTGATGAAATCGCGATGAAAGGCGCCGTAAGCGTACGCCGTGCAGTCGGCGGCGATCAGCAGCGAAGCGTCCTTGAAAAAAGGCGCGCTGACGGGCGCCAGCTTGATCTGCACGGGCCACTGGCCGAGGCGGCTGCGCAGGTCGGCCGGAACGCCCGCCGCTTCGGGCGCTTCCGCCGCGGCGCGTTGAACGGCGCGCGTCATCGAGCCGGGGCACATGTGCGGGGCCCCGCCGGGCAGCGGCCGAAGGATGGCGCGCGCGGTCGAGCCGGGACAGCCGCCGCGTGCGGGCTCGGCATTTTTCGCGGCCTGAGCTTCCTGAGCGGCCCTGACCGCGGCCTCGTCGAAGGGAACGGCCTCTCGCTCTTCGATGGCGATGGCGCCCGTCGGGCAATGCGGCAGGCAGTTCCCCAGCCCGTCGCAGTAATCTTCGCGGACCACCGCCGCCTTGCCGCCGATCATCCGGATGGCGCCCTCCTGGCAGGCGCCGGCGCACGCGCCGCAGCCATTGCACTTGTCGCGGTCGATCTTGACGATTTTTCTCCTCATGAAAATCCCCCCGGATCCATTCGTCGCGCGCCGTCCGAAAACGGGCGCTCGTCTTTTGACATCGTGCGCTCAGTGTACTATGATGAGGCAACGATGTCTGTTGTTTTTACAACAAAGAGGTGACGAAGATGAACTACGAAGCGCTCGCTCAGTGTCCGCTGTTCGCCGGGATCGCCGCGGACCGTCTGGAACGCGCCGTGGCGGCTCTGTCGCCGCGCCAGGCGGAATACGAAAGGGATCAGACCATCCTGCTTCAGGGGGAAGCGCCGCGCGGGCTCGGCATCCTGCTGTCGGGAGCCGCTCTGATCGTGAAGGAAGACTATTGGGGCGTGCGCACCGTGGTCGCAGCGCTGGCCCCCGGCGATCTTTTCGCCGAAGCGTTCTCCTGCGCCGGCGTCGCGGAAATGCCCGTCGGCGTCGTCGCCGCGGAAAAATCCCGCGCGCTCTTCGGCGATCCGGCCAGATTGCTGGAGGGAGGCGCGCCCGACCGCGAGGGGCGGCAGATCCTCGACAATCTCATGCACATCCTGGCGCGGAAAAATCTGCTGTTGCTGCAGCGCCTCGCCGTGATCTCGCGACGCACGCTCCGCGACAAGATCCTGACTTACCTGTCGTACTGCGCGCAGGAAGCGGAAGCGCGAAGTTTCCGCATCCCGCTCGACCGGCAGGGGCTGGCCGACTATCTGGCGGCGGACCGCAGCGCGCTCTCGGCGGAGCTGTCGAGGATGCAGAAGGAAGGGCTGATCGCCTTCCGCAAAAATTCCTTCGAGCTCAAAAAGCGCTTCGAGATCGCGGAGGAATGATAAGCTGAGGCAAAACGAAAGCCGCCGCGGGGACGCGGAGTCGCAAAGAAAAGCGAAAAAAAAATACTTCGCGAGGCCAATTCCCAGGAGAACGCTCGACTGCACGTCATACTATTTCTCAATTAAAATGCCGAATACAGAGGCGCTGCGGAGGAGATTCACGAAGCGGGCTGCGCAGACCGCGCAGCGGTCGAGGGAGTCCCGAGCGACTGAACTCCTCCGCAGCGCCCCGGAAACTATGTTAATATTTTCTATCAAGAATTAGTATCAAAAGATCGCGCGAGATACTCACCGATCGTAAATGTTCCACGTGGAACAACGAAAGCGGCCGGAAGCCGATGAGTCAGTTTTCATCGGCTTCCGGCCGCTTCTTGTTTTCGATCTGTTTCCGATCAGTTTTCGTTCCCATTCGCCCGGCGGCGGACGGCGCGGTATTTGGCCGCCTCCTCCACGAAGCGCCGGAAGAGGTTCAGGTCGGCGGGGAAATCGTGGATCATGCGCTCGGGGTGCCACTGCACGCCCATGCAGAACGAGCCGTCCTCCGCCTCGAACGCTTCGATCACGCCGTCGGGCGCCCAGGCGGTGGCCCTGAATCCCGGCGCGAGGGCGTCCAGCGCTTGATGATGGAAGCTGTTGACGGAAAATTTTTCGCCGAAAAGAGCGCCAACCAGCGAGCCTTTTTCGGCCGTCGCCTCGTGGCTGGGCCAGCAGCCGGGCATGTTCTGCTGGTGGCCGAATCTGACCGGGTCGTTGCCGAGGTGCTGGATCAGCGTGCCGCCGAGGGCCACGTTCATGATCTGAACGCCGCGGCACACGCCGAAAACCGGCATCCGCCGCGCGCGGGCCAGCTTGATCAGCGCGATCTGATAGAGGTCGAGCCCGGGATCGAGCCGCCCCAGCTTGGCGTCCGGCCCCTGACCGTACAGCATCGGCCAGACGTCGATGCCGCCGGGCACGAAAAGCCCGCCGGCCATGTCCAGATACTGCGCCAGCAGCGCCTCGTCCGTCGAGTCCGGCACGACGAACGGCGCGCCGCCCGCCTCCGTCAGCGCTCCCGTGTAGGAATTGTACACGCCGACGATGGGCGTCGTCCCCGGACAATCAAGATTGCACGCGACCGCAATGAGCGTTCTTTCCGCCACTTCGGATTCCCCCTGTTGTGTCTGTCGTCTTACAATATATAAATTTTTGCGCGCGGCTTTTCGCCCCTCAGGCGGAAAAGATCGCGCTCTTCAGCCGCTCGATGAACTCGTTCCCGCCGCGGATCAGCCTGCCCTCGGCATCGGCGAAGGCGTGCTTCGTCCAGCCCTCGGCGGCCAGCCGCCCGTCGGCGTGGCGCAGATGATAGCCGAAGGTCATGGCCGCGGCGCCGCACTCGACGGGAAAGACTTCCAGCGTCGCCAGCTCGTCGTAGCGCAGCGGCGATTTGTAGCGGCAGCGCGCCTCGACGACCGGCAGAAAAACGCCGTGCCGCTCCCATTCGGGATAGGGCACGCCGAGGTCGCGGCAGTAATCGGAGCGCCCCGCCTCGAACCAGACGAAATAGTTGCTGTGATGGGCGATGCCCATCTGGTCGGTCTCGGCGTAACGCACGCGAAACGTGTAAGACCGTTTTTCACCTTTGGCTTCCATGGCGGGCTCCTAGAATTTCCAGATCAGCCACACGCCCAGCGCCAGCTGGGCGATCAGGACCGCGGGAACGCCCCACACGAAGTGCCAGTGCTTGGTCTTGTGCCGCCAGACTTTCATGCCCAGCAGCGCGCCCAGCGAGCCGCCGCACAACGCCCACAGGAACAGGGCTTTTTCGCTGATGCGGCGCGCGTCCGCGTCGTCGTCGCGCAGGCCGTTGCGCTCGGCGATCTTCTTGTCGATGCCGTAGGCCGCGAACGCGCCCAGGTTCATGACGGCCAGAAACGCCAGTACAACCCATTTCACCATGTTTTCTCCTCTTCTTTCGCCGCTTCGCGCGAGATCGCGCCGATCGTCGCGCCGGCGGCTCTCTGTAAATCGCGGGGATCAAGTTCCATCTGCAGGCCGCGCCGTCCCGCGCTGACGGCGATGCGTTCGTGCCGCAGCGCCGACTCGTCGAGGAACGTGGGCAGCTTTTTTTTCATGCCCAACGGCGAGCAGCCGCCGCGGACATAGCCCGTCAGCCCGAAAAGCTCCTTCACGTGGATCAACTCCACTTTATCGTATCCCGACAGCGCCGCCAGCTTTTTCAGATCCAGCTCCATCGCGCCGGGGATCACGGCCGCGAGCAGCTCTTTGGCGCGCCCGTCGCCCCGCAGCACCAGCGTCTTGTAGATGCGTTCCAGCGGCACCCCGCAGCTGGCCGCGGCGTGAGCGGCGCTGAGGTCGCTCTCGTCGGCTTCGTACTCGATCACGAGCACGGAGATGCGCAGCCGCTCCGCCTCGCGGACGGCGTTCGTCTTCGGCGTTTTCGCCACTTCGATCACCTCGCGCCCCATCATACACCATCCCGCGGCGCACGGGAACTCCCCCGCCCGATGAAACGACGCGTTCGCCCCTTCAGGAGAAAAGCCGCAGGAACAGGGCGTCACTCTGGCAATGTCTTCGTGTCGGCGCATCGTATTCCCTTCTTCATAAAGAGCGATCGCGGTCAGCGGCCGCCGGAGAAACGATGGCCGATGTGTTCGAGGCCGACGCGGAGCAGCGCGCTGACGTGCTCGTCGTCGAGCGAGTAATAAACCGTCTTGCCCTCGCGCCGCGCCCGTACCGCATGAGCCGCGCGCAGCAGCCCCAGCTGATGCGAGACCGCCGGCTGAGAGACGCCCATCAGGCGGGTCAGGTCGTAAACGCACAGTTCCGACGCTTTCAGCGCGCAGAGGATGCGCATCCGCGTCGGGTCGCCGAAAATTTTGAAGAATTCCGCCAGTTTCCGCAGCTTCTCTTCGTCGGGCAGCGCCCGGCGCACCGCTTCGACCGCCCGCTCACGGACCGCGGACGGGCCGGCAGTCACTCGTTCGTCATCGTCAAAGGCCACGCAGCTTCCCCCCCTCTTCGCTCACAGCACAATGGTATGGCAAGAACGCCGCTTTGTCAAAAGGGAACGGCGTTCCCGGCGCGACCGTCCGGACGGATCCCCCCGTTTTCGGGACGCGGAGCGGCGGCCCTTCACAAGCGCTGCCGGTCGTGCTAGACTTAGCCGTATCGACATTTCTACGGAAGAGGAGTTTCTTCACCATGAAAACGAGGACGCCCTTCATCAAAACGTTTGCGGCGATCGCCGCGCTGAGTCTCCTTGCCGCTCCGACCGCCGCGGAGGAGCCGCCGCTTCCCGTGAAGACGCTGTTTCTCGGCTCGGCCCGCTCGCATCCCCAGCGCCATTATTACGGCACCGTCCAGGGCTCGCAGCGCGTGAACCTGTCGTTCCGCGTGCCGGGGCCGCTGATGGAGTTTCCCGTCGAGATGGGCTCGCGCGTCGCGAAGGGCGATCTGATCGGCCGCATCGACCCGCGCGACTTCCGCACGCGCCTCAGCGACGCCCAAAGCCGGCTTTCTCAAACGCAGGCGCGCTACGGCGAAGCGCTGAACAACTTCAGGCGCTACGACGAACTTTACAAAAAACAGTCCGTCTCTCAGGCCCAGTACGATCGTTACAAGACGGCGCTGGACGTGGCGCGTTCGGCGCTGAAAACGGCGGAAGCGAGCGTCGCCGCCGCGCAGGACGCGCTCGCCGACACGGAGCTGCGCGCCCCGTTTGGCGGCGTGATCGTGGCCCGCATGGCGGAAAACTTTCAGGACGTGCAGGCCAAGCAGCCCGTAGCCAGCCTGCAGAACCTCGACACGGTCGAGATCGTGATCCGCGTCTCCGAAGAAGACATCGCCAACATCGCCGTCGCCGACGAAAAAAACAGGATGTTCCGCCTTTCCGAAAAAGTCAGCCTCGACCTGGAAGCCACGCTCGACGAACTGCCCGGGCAGTCGTTCCGCGTCGCCTTCAAGGAAGTGGGCGCGCAGTCCGACCCGCGCACGCAGACTTATCCGGTCACCGTCACCATGCCGCAGCCGAAGAGCGCCCGCATCCTGCCGGGCATGGCGGTGAACGTCACGGCCAGCCTGATCGGCGGGGAAACGGGCGATCCGAACTTCTACGTTCCGCTCGAGGCGGTCGTGGGCGACGTGTCGGGGCGCACATGGGTCTGGCGCTGCGGGCGCGGCGGCAACATCGCCCGCATTCCCGTGACGCTGGGCGATTTTCGCGGCAGCCGCATCCAGATCACCGGCGAACTCGCGCCCGGCGATCAGATCGTCACCGTCGGCGCGCGCGGCCTGCGCGAAGGGCGAAAAGTCCGCGTCGTCGACTGAGCGGCCGTCCACGGAACGTTTTTCCTCCCCCGCGCCGCGCGGGGGCACTTTTTTCTCCGCCACGGCGGGAAACGACACGAAAGAGCTTGCACAATCTGCCAAAAGGCCCTATATTTATAAAACCGTCTCGCACGGCATATGGAACTCCGCGCGCCCCTCTTCGCGGAGAAAGGAGAAAAGTATGGTTCTCGATAAACTGCCAACTTTGAAGATCGGCCGGTACACGCCGCGCTTCCCCATCATCCAGGGCGGCATGGGCGTCCTCATTTCGGGGCCCAGCCTCAGCGGCGCCGTCGCGGCCGAAGGCGGCATCGGCACGTTGGCCACCGTCGGCATCGGCATGGCGACCATGACCTGCAACGTGGACAATTTTTTCAAGAAGAACGTGGAAGCCCTCAAGGATTTCGTCGCCAAGGCCCGCGAAAAGGCGAAAGGCGGCATCCTCGCCGCCAACTGCATGTGCGCGCTTCAGGATTACGAGCAGCAGGTGCGCGCCGTCTGCGAAGCCGGCATCGACATCATCATCTCCGGCGCCGGGCTGCCCCTCAAGCTGCCCGAGCTGACCAAGGATTTCCCCAACGTGGCGCTCGTACCGATCGTCAGCAGCCTCAAGGCCGCCTCGATCATCGTGCGGCGCTGGGTGAAGAACTACGGGCGCACGCCCGACGCCTTCGTCGTGGAAACGCCCAACGCCGCGGGCGGGCATCTGGGCGCCGCCAAGATCGAACAGGTCGACGACAAGGAGCTTTCGCTCGAGACGGTGATCCCGCAGCTCGTGAACTGGCTGAAAGAGATCAAGCTCAACATTCCCGTCATCGCCGCGGGCGGCATCTTCGACCGCACCGAGATGCTGCACGCTTTCGAACTGGGCGCCAGCGGCGTGCAGATGGGCACGCGCTTTGCCGCCAGCGCCGAGGGCGACGCCTCCGACGTCTTCAAACAGGCTTACGTCGACGCCAAGCCCGAGGACGTGGTGCTGATCAACAGCCCCTGCGGGCTGCCCGGCCGGGCGCTGCGCAGCCCGATGGTGGAGCGCTATCTCCGTCACGAGGACCGCCAGGACCCCTGCATCGCAAACTGCCTGGCGCACTGCGTCTACCGCGCCACGCACAAGACGTTCTGCATCGCCCGCGCCCTGATCCAGGCGCTCCAGGGCAACTGGGAGGAAGGGCTCTTCTTCTGCGGCACCAACGTGTGGCGCGTCAACAAGATCCAGACCGTGAGAGAGATCTTCAGCGATCTCTTCGGCGGCGATGAGCGGGGAAACAAAAGCTGCCGCCAGGATACTGCCCCTGATTCTCGATAGAACGGCTCAACCGTGAGCGCCCGGCGCCCCGAGGGAGTCCGGTCGCTGAGGACGATCTCGCGAACAGCGCCCTTGCGTTCGGCCTTTCAATCAAGAAACAGCGGCAGATGTCTCAAACGGAAAGAGCGCGGACGACCGGAATGAGATCCGGTCGTTCGCGCTCTTTTTATTTTCGTTCCTGTCGTTTTGTTCCAGCGAGCAGTGCCCCGGCACGCCGCGCCGGCTATTCGACGATCGTGATCCGGCCGCTGCCAAGCGGATTGCCGTACTTCTCCATCTTCACCTTGCCATGCAGATCCTCGGTAAAATATTTGACCAGGCACTCGGCGTCGGTGGGCAGGCCCTCGGCCTTCAGGACTTTGACGCCCGCAAGCGCGCCGTTGCCGTCGCCGCCTTCGAGCAGCACGTATTTCGAACTGGCCACGGTGTAGGCCGCCTCGGGGCGCAGCGGCCCGCCGCCCACGCGCACGTTGCGCACGCGGCGCGGCACCGTCTCGTCGACGCCCGCGAAGACGCCCTTGTCGTCAATTTTGACGGGGCTCTTCAGGGACGGCTCGACCTCGAAACTCAAGCCGGAAACCTGCAGAAATCCGCCGTTCTCCTCATCGGGCAGATGGCGGCAGCTGAACTCGAGCAGGTCGAGCAGGGTCTGTCCCGGCATCTCGACGACGCAGGTCGGATTGTTCCAGGGATTGACGTTCATCAGGCCGAGGCGGGTCACGTCGGGGCCGTCGACGGAAGCGCGCACGCCGCCGCCGTTGACGACGGCGATCTGGGCGCCGAGCACGGCGCGGTAGGCGTCGGCCACGAAATCGCCCATGCTGCACTCGCCCAGGCGCACGCGGCGCGTGCCGGTGCGGGGGTCGTCGATCGCCAGCGGCACTTCGGCGACGCCGAGCTTTTCGTTCAGATAGGCCACTTTTTCGTGACACCGGTCGATCAGGGACTGCACGTCGGCGTACGCTTTCTGCGACGCCTCGCTCTTTTTCTCGTCGACGTCGCCGGGATGAAGCAGCTCGGTGCGGATGGAGCCGTCTTTGGCCAACGTCATCTTGCCGAAGAACATGAACTTGCTGCCCGTCTGGCTGTAACGCACGTCCTTGCCGTCGGCATTCTTGTAGACTTCGCCGGCGAAAGCCTCGTGGGAATGGCCGTCGATCACGGCGTCGATGCCGCGGGTCCGGGCGATCACGTCGATGGAGCGCCAGCCTTCGTTGATGCCGTTGATGCCAAGGTGCGCCAGCAGGATCACGATCTCGGCGCCCTCTTTGCGCGCGCGATCCACGGCCGCCTGGACTTTGGCGACGAAGTCCTTTTCGCCGAAGCCGTAGATCTGCCGGCCGTTTTCGTCTTCGAAGTATCTGGGCGTCGACGAGGTATAGGTCGAAGGCGTGCAGACGCCGACGAAGGCGACCTGGCGACCGCCCAGCGTCAGGATCTTGCAGGGCGGCAGCACCGGCTTGTGCGTGCGCAGGTCCTCGAAGTTGGCGCTCAGCACGGGGAACGCGGCCAACTTCTGCACGAGCGCGAGGAAGTTCGCCGTGCCGTAGTCGAATTCATGATTGCCCGGCACCGCCAGATCGTAGGGAACGGCGTTCATCAGCGCAACGATGTCGGCGCCCTTGGTCAGCGAACCGGCCATCTCGCCCTGAATGAAGTCGCCGGCGTCGACGACGGCCGTCTCGTAACCGGCCTCGATCATCTGCCGGCGATAGGCCGCCAGCTTCGCGTAACCGTCGATGCCGCAATGGATGTCGTTCGTGTAAAGCACGACGGCGTCCCGCGGCTCCGCCTTGACCTTGACGTCCTGGCCGCGTCCGGCCACAAGCAACAGCACGAAGGCGGCCGTCAGCGCCGCTAAACCGCCGAACAAATACTTCCGTGACTTTTCCATCGTATCCATTCCTTTCCCCCACCAGAGATTTTTTCAGGCGAAGCCCCGCCGCGCCCTGTTTGAAATTTCGTTCAGATTATAGCAGATGACAACGCAATTTTCTAATTTCTCGCCGCGTCCTTGCCGGACTGGGCGATGATCGAGTCGAGCAGCACGGCGACGGCGTCGAGCAGGGGCTGAGATTCGGCCGCGATCTCGCCGCTGCCGGCCTTTTCGTAGATCTCGCGCATCTGGTCGCTGATGTTTTCGAGGGCTTTCACGGCGCGGCGATTGGCGCGGCGCGCCTTTTTCTCGGCCGTCTTCTTCTGCTCCTTCGTCAGCGTTTTCTCCGCAACGGAGACTGAGGGCGCCGTTTCGACTTTCGCAACGGGCGCGCCTTTTTCCTCGGCGACGGCCGCGCCGCCGGGATCGGCGGGCGTCTCGGTCTCGGCGATCTTCTCGGGAAGCGGCGCGGCCTTGGCGTCGGCGATCGCCTCGCTGAGCTTCTGGCCGGCTTCGCGGGGCACGAGCGCCACTTCCTGATCGAGCTCGGGCACCAGCGCCTCGAAGCCACGCGTTTTCAGGGCCTCGGCCAGACTTTGCGCGGCTTCGGCTTCGCCGTGGGTGACGAAGAACTTCGGCATGGTGGGACGGAAGCGTTCGGCCCAGCCGAGCAGGTCGGTGCGGTCGGCATGGGCCGAGAAGCCGCCGATGGTGTGGATCTGCGCGTTGACGTTGACGACTTCGCCGGCGATGCGCACGGTCTTGGCGCGGTCGACGATGCGGCGTCCCAGCGTGCCGTGC
This sequence is a window from Pyramidobacter sp. YE332. Protein-coding genes within it:
- the ybaK gene encoding Cys-tRNA(Pro) deacylase produces the protein MRRHEDIARVTPCSCGFSPEGANASFHRAGEFPCAAGWCMMGREVIEVAKTPKTNAVREAERLRISVLVIEYEADESDLSAAHAAASCGVPLERIYKTLVLRGDGRAKELLAAVIPGAMELDLKKLAALSGYDKVELIHVKELFGLTGYVRGGCSPLGMKKKLPTFLDESALRHERIAVSAGRRGLQMELDPRDLQRAAGATIGAISREAAKEEEKTW
- a CDS encoding 4Fe-4S binding protein, which encodes MRRKIVKIDRDKCNGCGACAGACQEGAIRMIGGKAAVVREDYCDGLGNCLPHCPTGAIAIEEREAVPFDEAAVRAAQEAQAAKNAEPARGGCPGSTARAILRPLPGGAPHMCPGSMTRAVQRAAAEAPEAAGVPADLRSRLGQWPVQIKLAPVSAPFFKDASLLIAADCTAYAYGAFHRDFIKNRVVLIGCPKLDEGDYREKLTEIIKNNEIKSVTIVRMEVPCCGGLEKAARAALMDSGKFIPWQVVTIGVDGRVIE
- a CDS encoding metalloregulator ArsR/SmtB family transcription factor, producing MAFDDDERVTAGPSAVRERAVEAVRRALPDEEKLRKLAEFFKIFGDPTRMRILCALKASELCVYDLTRLMGVSQPAVSHQLGLLRAAHAVRARREGKTVYYSLDDEHVSALLRVGLEHIGHRFSGGR
- a CDS encoding nitronate monooxygenase family protein, translated to MVLDKLPTLKIGRYTPRFPIIQGGMGVLISGPSLSGAVAAEGGIGTLATVGIGMATMTCNVDNFFKKNVEALKDFVAKAREKAKGGILAANCMCALQDYEQQVRAVCEAGIDIIISGAGLPLKLPELTKDFPNVALVPIVSSLKAASIIVRRWVKNYGRTPDAFVVETPNAAGGHLGAAKIEQVDDKELSLETVIPQLVNWLKEIKLNIPVIAAGGIFDRTEMLHAFELGASGVQMGTRFAASAEGDASDVFKQAYVDAKPEDVVLINSPCGLPGRALRSPMVERYLRHEDRQDPCIANCLAHCVYRATHKTFCIARALIQALQGNWEEGLFFCGTNVWRVNKIQTVREIFSDLFGGDERGNKSCRQDTAPDSR
- a CDS encoding Crp/Fnr family transcriptional regulator; protein product: MNYEALAQCPLFAGIAADRLERAVAALSPRQAEYERDQTILLQGEAPRGLGILLSGAALIVKEDYWGVRTVVAALAPGDLFAEAFSCAGVAEMPVGVVAAEKSRALFGDPARLLEGGAPDREGRQILDNLMHILARKNLLLLQRLAVISRRTLRDKILTYLSYCAQEAEARSFRIPLDRQGLADYLAADRSALSAELSRMQKEGLIAFRKNSFELKKRFEIAEE
- a CDS encoding bifunctional UDP-sugar hydrolase/5'-nucleotidase produces the protein MEKSRKYLFGGLAALTAAFVLLLVAGRGQDVKVKAEPRDAVVLYTNDIHCGIDGYAKLAAYRRQMIEAGYETAVVDAGDFIQGEMAGSLTKGADIVALMNAVPYDLAVPGNHEFDYGTANFLALVQKLAAFPVLSANFEDLRTHKPVLPPCKILTLGGRQVAFVGVCTPSTYTSSTPRYFEDENGRQIYGFGEKDFVAKVQAAVDRARKEGAEIVILLAHLGINGINEGWRSIDVIARTRGIDAVIDGHSHEAFAGEVYKNADGKDVRYSQTGSKFMFFGKMTLAKDGSIRTELLHPGDVDEKKSEASQKAYADVQSLIDRCHEKVAYLNEKLGVAEVPLAIDDPRTGTRRVRLGECSMGDFVADAYRAVLGAQIAVVNGGGVRASVDGPDVTRLGLMNVNPWNNPTCVVEMPGQTLLDLLEFSCRHLPDEENGGFLQVSGLSFEVEPSLKSPVKIDDKGVFAGVDETVPRRVRNVRVGGGPLRPEAAYTVASSKYVLLEGGDGNGALAGVKVLKAEGLPTDAECLVKYFTEDLHGKVKMEKYGNPLGSGRITIVE
- a CDS encoding thioesterase family protein, with the protein product MEAKGEKRSYTFRVRYAETDQMGIAHHSNYFVWFEAGRSDYCRDLGVPYPEWERHGVFLPVVEARCRYKSPLRYDELATLEVFPVECGAAAMTFGYHLRHADGRLAAEGWTKHAFADAEGRLIRGGNEFIERLKSAIFSA
- a CDS encoding efflux RND transporter periplasmic adaptor subunit, giving the protein MKTRTPFIKTFAAIAALSLLAAPTAAEEPPLPVKTLFLGSARSHPQRHYYGTVQGSQRVNLSFRVPGPLMEFPVEMGSRVAKGDLIGRIDPRDFRTRLSDAQSRLSQTQARYGEALNNFRRYDELYKKQSVSQAQYDRYKTALDVARSALKTAEASVAAAQDALADTELRAPFGGVIVARMAENFQDVQAKQPVASLQNLDTVEIVIRVSEEDIANIAVADEKNRMFRLSEKVSLDLEATLDELPGQSFRVAFKEVGAQSDPRTQTYPVTVTMPQPKSARILPGMAVNVTASLIGGETGDPNFYVPLEAVVGDVSGRTWVWRCGRGGNIARIPVTLGDFRGSRIQITGELAPGDQIVTVGARGLREGRKVRVVD
- a CDS encoding DUF1294 domain-containing protein gives rise to the protein MVKWVVLAFLAVMNLGAFAAYGIDKKIAERNGLRDDDADARRISEKALFLWALCGGSLGALLGMKVWRHKTKHWHFVWGVPAVLIAQLALGVWLIWKF
- a CDS encoding gamma-glutamyl-gamma-aminobutyrate hydrolase family protein, with the translated sequence MAERTLIAVACNLDCPGTTPIVGVYNSYTGALTEAGGAPFVVPDSTDEALLAQYLDMAGGLFVPGGIDVWPMLYGQGPDAKLGRLDPGLDLYQIALIKLARARRMPVFGVCRGVQIMNVALGGTLIQHLGNDPVRFGHQQNMPGCWPSHEATAEKGSLVGALFGEKFSVNSFHHQALDALAPGFRATAWAPDGVIEAFEAEDGSFCMGVQWHPERMIHDFPADLNLFRRFVEEAAKYRAVRRRANGNEN